The uncultured Ilyobacter sp. genome has a segment encoding these proteins:
- a CDS encoding glutamate-5-semialdehyde dehydrogenase yields the protein MDNYILEIGKKSKEASKILASIDTRTKNRALMSVVDALLENVELIKEENKKDLKAAREKGISESFIDRLTLTDDRIKSMANGVWEIASFSDPVGEIVKGFPHENGMKISEVRVPLGVLAMIYESRPNVTVDAAALALKSGNAIILRGGSDASHSNGILEKIFVDAITREGVPEGAVQLIKNPDRALVNELVRLNDYVDVAIPRGGAGLKKAIIANATVPVIETGSGICHLYIDSRAAIDKSLNIAINAKTQRPGVCNAIETLLIHKESLGRILPFLAEALVAKGVEIRADEEALQFIPGAKEAVEEDWSTEYLGLVISIKTVGGIEEAIKHIDKYGTKHSEAIVTESYEMAEKFLNEVDAAAVYVNASTRFTDGGEFGFGGEIGISTQKLHARGPMGVRALTTTKYMIRGNGQIR from the coding sequence ATGGATAATTATATATTAGAGATAGGTAAAAAATCCAAGGAAGCATCTAAAATACTTGCAAGTATTGATACTAGGACTAAAAATAGGGCTCTGATGTCTGTGGTTGATGCACTTCTTGAAAATGTAGAGCTTATTAAAGAAGAAAATAAGAAAGATCTAAAAGCCGCCAGAGAAAAAGGTATTTCAGAATCCTTTATAGACAGGCTTACCCTTACAGATGACAGGATAAAGAGCATGGCTAACGGAGTTTGGGAGATTGCAAGTTTCAGTGATCCAGTTGGAGAGATAGTCAAAGGCTTTCCACATGAGAACGGCATGAAAATATCAGAAGTTAGGGTTCCCCTGGGAGTTTTGGCGATGATATATGAATCTAGGCCTAATGTAACAGTGGATGCCGCAGCACTTGCTCTTAAATCTGGAAATGCAATTATTCTGAGAGGGGGCAGTGATGCATCTCACAGCAACGGAATCTTGGAAAAAATATTTGTTGATGCTATAACAAGAGAGGGGGTCCCAGAGGGCGCGGTGCAGCTAATAAAAAATCCTGACAGGGCTCTTGTGAATGAACTTGTCAGACTAAATGATTATGTAGACGTTGCTATACCCCGTGGTGGAGCAGGACTCAAAAAGGCGATAATTGCAAATGCCACAGTTCCTGTAATTGAAACTGGATCAGGTATATGCCACCTCTATATAGATTCTAGAGCGGCAATAGACAAATCTTTAAACATAGCCATAAATGCAAAAACTCAGAGACCAGGTGTCTGTAATGCAATAGAAACTCTGCTTATTCATAAAGAATCCCTGGGAAGGATTCTTCCTTTCTTAGCGGAAGCTCTTGTGGCAAAGGGTGTGGAAATAAGAGCTGATGAAGAGGCTCTTCAATTTATACCTGGGGCAAAAGAGGCTGTGGAAGAGGACTGGAGTACAGAGTACCTAGGCCTTGTAATATCGATAAAAACTGTGGGTGGTATAGAGGAAGCTATAAAGCACATAGATAAGTATGGGACAAAGCACTCTGAGGCAATAGTGACAGAAAGCTATGAAATGGCCGAAAAATTTCTGAATGAAGTAGATGCAGCTGCTGTATACGTAAATGCCTCTACCCGTTTTACCGACGGAGGAGAATTTGGATTTGGAGGCGAGATTGGGATAAGCACTCAGAAACTCCATGCTCGTGGACCTATGGGAGTCAGAGCACTTACAACCACTAAATACATGATTAGAGGAAACGGACAGATAAGATAA
- the proB gene encoding glutamate 5-kinase, whose protein sequence is MDRKKHMKKIKRIVVKVGTSTLTHENGLLNIWRIEKLVRTLSDLANLDYEIILVTSGAVGAGMGVLKLDKKPKTLDEKQAVAAVGQVSLIHLYRKLFSEYGKNIAQLLVNGEDISKRNRYINISNTFSALFDKKVIPIVNENDAVAVEEIKVGDNDTLSAYVASVVDADLLILLSDIDGLYTSNPRKDKNAKFISVVEEIDESIYSLASGAGGSKFGTGGMHTKIKAGEIATKLGVDMIIANGECPEIIRDILNGEEKGTLFLGEKDITAKKHWIWYGGKIEGTIYIDNGAEKALYDKNSLLPVGVISVDGSFAEGDIIAIKNSEKELVAKGIVNYSFAEVELIAGKQSDEIEDILGYKGYDSVVHINNLHLLKEV, encoded by the coding sequence TTGGATAGAAAAAAACATATGAAAAAAATTAAGAGGATTGTTGTTAAAGTAGGAACCTCGACTTTAACACATGAAAACGGACTTCTTAACATTTGGAGAATAGAAAAATTGGTAAGAACTCTTTCGGATCTCGCCAACTTGGACTATGAAATAATCCTTGTTACATCTGGGGCTGTAGGAGCAGGGATGGGCGTCCTAAAATTGGATAAAAAGCCAAAAACTCTTGATGAAAAACAGGCCGTAGCTGCAGTGGGACAGGTTTCTCTTATCCATCTTTACAGAAAGCTTTTTTCTGAGTATGGAAAAAATATAGCTCAGCTTCTTGTAAATGGAGAAGATATCTCCAAAAGAAACAGGTATATTAATATAAGCAATACTTTTTCCGCTTTATTTGACAAAAAGGTAATACCTATAGTTAATGAAAATGATGCGGTAGCCGTAGAAGAGATTAAGGTCGGTGATAATGACACCCTTTCAGCTTATGTTGCAAGTGTTGTGGATGCAGATCTTTTAATTCTACTTTCTGATATAGACGGGCTATACACATCAAATCCTAGAAAAGATAAAAACGCTAAATTTATAAGTGTGGTGGAAGAGATAGATGAAAGTATCTATTCCCTTGCTTCAGGTGCTGGCGGTTCCAAATTTGGTACGGGTGGGATGCATACAAAAATAAAAGCCGGCGAGATAGCTACTAAACTTGGAGTCGATATGATAATCGCTAACGGAGAATGTCCGGAAATAATCAGGGACATATTAAATGGAGAAGAAAAAGGAACCTTATTTCTAGGGGAAAAAGATATAACGGCAAAAAAACACTGGATATGGTATGGGGGGAAAATTGAAGGAACTATCTATATAGACAATGGGGCTGAAAAAGCACTTTATGATAAAAACAGTCTTTTGCCAGTAGGTGTTATAAGTGTAGATGGTAGTTTCGCAGAGGGAGATATAATTGCCATAAAAAATTCTGAAAAAGAACTTGTAGCGAAAGGGATAGTCAACTACTCTTTTGCAGAGGTGGAACTTATAGCGGGAAAACAAAGTGATGAGATAGAGGATATTTTGGGATACAAGGGATACGACTCTGTGGTCCATATAAACAATCTTCATCTATTAAAGGAGGTATAA
- the rpmG gene encoding 50S ribosomal protein L33, producing the protein MRVNVQLECTECKRRNYSTAKNKKNTTDRLEMNKYCKWDKKVTLHKETKK; encoded by the coding sequence ATGAGAGTTAATGTCCAATTAGAGTGTACTGAATGTAAAAGAAGAAATTACAGCACTGCTAAAAACAAAAAGAATACAACAGACAGATTAGAAATGAACAAGTACTGCAAGTGGGATAAGAAAGTAACACTACACAAAGAAACTAAAAAATAA
- the leuS gene encoding leucine--tRNA ligase yields the protein MREYDFRSIESKWQEKWKQDNIFKTENKAEGKENYYVLEMLPYPSGKLHMGHVRNYTIGDVIARYKKMKGYNVLHPMGWDSFGLPAENAAIQNGAHPAVWTKSNIENMTTQLKSLGFSYDWDREIASYRDDYYRWNQWIFKRMYEKGLVYKKKSSVNWCPDCQTVLANEQVEDGKCWRHSKTDVIQKELEQWYFKITNYADELLDGHKELKGGWPEKVITMQKNWIGKSYGTEVNFKVVENGEDLSVFTTRVDTLCGVTYCVIAPEHPMVDEIVKSNPSIKEAVAAMTTEDVINRTAEGKEKNGVFTGWHVINPANNEKVQLWIGDYVLMGYGTGAVMAVPCHDERDLMFAKKYDLPLRVVINPVDKKTKEEIIIKEGEMTEAFTDYGIITNSGDFNGLSSKEALVKIAEYLEEKNCGKRTINYRLKDWGVSRQRYWGTPIPALYCEKCGTVMEKDENLPVKLPGDVIFTGNGNPIETSEEFKNAVCPECGGKAKRETDTMDTFVDSSWYFLRYCDPQNTELPFDKDIADGWFPVDQYIGGVEHAVMHLLYARFFHKVLRDLGLLSTNEPFKRLLTQGMVLGPSYFSTKENRYLYAGEVEASGDKVVAKATGEELIVKVEKMSKSKNNGVDPENIVATYGADTARLFTMFASPPEKELEWNENGLAGSYRFLNRVWRMVSESKAFFEAGSINIEKLNKADKAILRKLHQTIKKVTESIENDYHFNTSIASNMELINELQDYKVNVLEKGGVTSESKKLFTEAVNKMVVMLSPFVPHICDELWSELGNEGVLFKESWPEHVEELTVSDEVSIAVQVNGKVRGALQVGRGTAKDELEKMALEMENVKKHVTGKNIIKMIIIPEKIVNIVVK from the coding sequence GTGAGGGAATACGATTTTAGGAGTATAGAATCAAAATGGCAGGAGAAATGGAAACAGGACAATATCTTTAAAACAGAAAATAAAGCAGAAGGGAAAGAAAATTACTATGTTCTTGAAATGCTTCCCTATCCATCTGGAAAGCTCCACATGGGACATGTTAGAAACTATACAATAGGGGATGTAATAGCAAGATATAAAAAAATGAAGGGATACAATGTGCTTCATCCTATGGGATGGGATTCATTTGGACTTCCAGCTGAAAATGCAGCTATACAAAATGGAGCACATCCTGCAGTATGGACAAAATCAAATATTGAAAACATGACAACACAACTTAAGAGTCTAGGATTTTCCTATGACTGGGATAGGGAGATAGCTTCTTATAGAGATGATTATTATAGATGGAATCAATGGATTTTTAAAAGAATGTATGAGAAAGGTCTTGTGTACAAGAAAAAATCTTCTGTAAACTGGTGCCCAGACTGCCAAACTGTTCTTGCCAACGAACAAGTAGAGGATGGAAAGTGCTGGAGACATTCTAAAACTGATGTTATTCAAAAAGAGCTTGAGCAGTGGTATTTTAAAATAACAAACTATGCTGACGAACTTTTAGATGGGCATAAAGAACTAAAAGGTGGCTGGCCTGAAAAAGTAATTACAATGCAGAAAAACTGGATTGGAAAATCTTATGGAACAGAGGTTAATTTTAAGGTTGTGGAAAACGGGGAGGATCTTTCTGTTTTTACAACTAGAGTTGATACACTATGTGGGGTTACCTATTGTGTTATAGCACCGGAGCATCCTATGGTAGATGAGATTGTAAAGTCTAATCCGTCAATAAAAGAGGCGGTAGCCGCTATGACAACTGAAGATGTTATAAACAGAACCGCAGAAGGAAAAGAAAAAAATGGAGTATTCACTGGGTGGCATGTTATAAATCCTGCAAACAATGAGAAGGTGCAACTTTGGATCGGGGACTATGTACTTATGGGATATGGTACTGGAGCTGTAATGGCTGTTCCTTGTCATGATGAAAGAGATCTTATGTTTGCCAAAAAATATGACCTTCCTCTGAGAGTAGTAATAAATCCGGTGGATAAAAAGACAAAAGAAGAGATAATAATAAAAGAGGGTGAGATGACCGAAGCCTTTACAGACTACGGAATCATAACAAATTCTGGAGATTTCAATGGACTTTCCTCTAAAGAAGCCCTTGTGAAAATTGCTGAATATCTAGAAGAGAAAAACTGTGGAAAAAGAACGATAAACTATAGATTGAAGGACTGGGGAGTATCTAGACAGAGATACTGGGGAACTCCTATTCCGGCACTTTACTGTGAAAAGTGCGGAACCGTAATGGAAAAAGATGAAAATCTTCCAGTAAAACTTCCGGGAGATGTAATATTCACCGGCAACGGAAATCCTATAGAGACCTCTGAAGAGTTTAAAAATGCAGTTTGCCCTGAGTGCGGAGGAAAGGCTAAAAGAGAAACAGATACCATGGATACCTTTGTAGATTCATCTTGGTATTTTCTTAGATACTGTGATCCCCAAAATACAGAACTTCCTTTTGATAAGGACATAGCTGATGGATGGTTCCCGGTAGATCAGTATATTGGAGGAGTAGAACATGCCGTTATGCATCTTCTTTATGCTAGATTTTTCCATAAGGTTTTAAGAGATTTGGGACTTTTGTCTACAAATGAGCCTTTTAAAAGACTTCTTACTCAAGGGATGGTTCTCGGGCCGTCATACTTCTCAACCAAAGAGAACAGGTATCTTTATGCTGGAGAGGTAGAGGCTTCTGGCGATAAAGTTGTGGCTAAAGCAACGGGGGAAGAGCTTATTGTAAAAGTGGAAAAGATGTCTAAATCAAAAAATAACGGAGTGGACCCTGAAAATATAGTTGCCACCTACGGAGCAGATACGGCTAGGCTGTTTACCATGTTTGCGTCTCCTCCTGAAAAAGAGCTTGAGTGGAATGAAAACGGATTGGCTGGATCTTATAGATTCCTAAACAGAGTTTGGAGAATGGTGAGTGAAAGCAAAGCTTTCTTTGAGGCCGGATCTATAAATATTGAAAAGTTAAACAAGGCTGACAAAGCGATATTGAGAAAATTACACCAGACTATAAAAAAAGTGACAGAATCCATAGAAAATGACTATCATTTTAATACCTCAATAGCCTCAAATATGGAGCTCATCAATGAGCTTCAGGATTACAAAGTCAATGTCTTAGAAAAGGGAGGTGTTACCTCAGAGTCTAAGAAACTATTTACAGAAGCTGTTAATAAAATGGTTGTTATGCTTTCACCTTTTGTTCCTCATATATGCGATGAACTTTGGTCAGAGCTAGGAAACGAAGGGGTTCTTTTTAAGGAGAGCTGGCCTGAACATGTGGAAGAGCTTACTGTTTCAGACGAGGTTTCCATAGCGGTGCAGGTCAATGGTAAAGTAAGGGGAGCTCTCCAGGTAGGAAGAGGGACTGCTAAGGATGAACTGGAAAAAATGGCTCTTGAAATGGAAAATGTAAAAAAACACGTCACAGGTAAAAATATAATTAAAATGATTATTATACCGGAAAAGATAGTAAATATTGTTGTAAAATAA
- the nusG gene encoding transcription termination/antitermination protein NusG, translating into MEKAIVKKWFMIHTYSGYEKKVKTDLEQKIETLEKGEIVTRILVPEEESVELRRGKKKVVARKLFPGYVMVEMIVTREESADGINFKVDSDAWYIIRNTNGVTGFVGVGSDPIPMEDEEVENIFRVIGLHDGDDKEVKETVQINFGVGDYVELLEGGLSGHGGKVAEIDMEHKRVKVMVEMFGRMTPVEVGFDGVKKA; encoded by the coding sequence ATGGAAAAAGCTATAGTAAAAAAATGGTTCATGATCCACACTTATTCAGGATATGAGAAAAAAGTGAAAACAGATCTTGAACAGAAAATAGAAACTCTCGAAAAAGGAGAGATTGTAACAAGAATACTTGTTCCTGAAGAGGAAAGTGTGGAACTAAGAAGAGGTAAAAAGAAAGTTGTGGCAAGAAAACTTTTTCCTGGATATGTAATGGTTGAGATGATCGTTACTAGGGAGGAGAGTGCTGACGGCATAAACTTCAAAGTCGACTCTGATGCCTGGTATATCATAAGAAATACCAATGGGGTAACAGGTTTTGTAGGAGTAGGATCTGATCCTATACCTATGGAAGATGAAGAAGTAGAAAATATATTTAGAGTTATCGGGCTTCATGACGGTGATGATAAAGAGGTAAAAGAAACAGTTCAAATTAACTTTGGTGTCGGAGATTATGTCGAGCTTCTTGAAGGTGGACTTTCTGGACACGGAGGAAAAGTAGCGGAAATCGACATGGAACATAAAAGAGTCAAAGTCATGGTCGAAATGTTTGGTAGGATGACTCCTGTTGAAGTAGGTTTCGACGGTGTCAAAAAAGCCTAA
- the rplK gene encoding 50S ribosomal protein L11, with product MAKEVIGLIKLQLPAGKANPAPPVGPALGQHGVNIMEFCKAFNAKTQDKAGWIIPVEISVYNDRSFTFILKTPPASDLLKKSAGIKSGAANSKKETAGTITKAQLKELAETKMPDLNAGSVEAAMNILAGSARSMGIKIVD from the coding sequence ATGGCAAAAGAAGTAATCGGATTAATTAAGTTACAATTACCAGCGGGAAAGGCTAATCCAGCTCCACCAGTAGGACCTGCATTAGGACAGCATGGTGTTAACATCATGGAATTCTGTAAAGCTTTCAACGCTAAAACTCAAGATAAAGCTGGATGGATAATACCAGTAGAAATTTCTGTTTATAACGACAGAAGTTTTACATTCATTCTAAAGACTCCACCTGCATCTGACCTACTTAAAAAATCTGCAGGGATCAAATCGGGAGCTGCTAACTCTAAAAAAGAGACAGCAGGAACAATCACTAAGGCGCAGCTTAAAGAATTAGCAGAAACTAAAATGCCAGACTTAAATGCTGGAAGTGTTGAAGCAGCTATGAATATTCTTGCTGGATCTGCAAGATCTATGGGAATAAAAATAGTAGACTAA
- a CDS encoding sigma-70 family RNA polymerase sigma factor, producing the protein MAVEMITDEILTEAQNGDQEAVRKVFDYYKNFVFLKAKNYFLIGADRDDLVQEGMIGLLKAIRAYDIEKAASFKTFATICIKRQLITAIKSANSQKNFALNSSVGIYNDSNEDREVPYARGLESYITYNPEEMYLTKEQITGLKEHLQSTLSEFENEVFQYMLLGHTYKEISRKLGKKVKSVDNAIQRIKRKSEAWLETYRKA; encoded by the coding sequence ATGGCGGTTGAAATGATTACTGATGAAATTTTGACAGAAGCTCAAAATGGTGATCAAGAAGCGGTTAGAAAGGTTTTTGATTATTACAAAAATTTTGTTTTTTTAAAGGCTAAGAACTACTTTTTAATTGGAGCGGATCGGGATGATCTGGTCCAAGAGGGGATGATCGGTCTTTTGAAAGCGATAAGAGCCTACGATATAGAAAAGGCGGCTTCTTTCAAAACTTTTGCAACGATCTGTATAAAAAGGCAGCTTATCACTGCGATAAAATCTGCCAATTCCCAAAAGAATTTTGCACTTAATTCTTCGGTTGGAATATACAATGACTCTAATGAGGATAGGGAAGTTCCTTATGCTCGCGGCCTAGAATCTTATATTACATACAACCCTGAAGAGATGTACCTTACTAAAGAGCAGATAACTGGATTAAAAGAGCACCTGCAGAGCACCTTGAGTGAATTTGAAAATGAAGTTTTTCAATATATGCTTTTAGGGCATACTTATAAGGAGATATCTAGGAAGCTCGGGAAAAAAGTGAAGTCTGTAGATAATGCGATACAGAGGATAAAAAGAAAAAGTGAAGCCTGGTTGGAAACATATAGAAAGGCTTAA
- the rplA gene encoding 50S ribosomal protein L1, translating to MAKRGKKYLEIAKLVEIGKLYDVNEALELVAKTKTAKFVETIEVALRLGVDPRHADQQIRGTVVLPHGTGKNVKILAITSGDNVQKALDAGADYAGAEEYIEKIQQGWFDFDVVIATPDMMPKLGKLGRVLGTKGLMPNPKSGTVTPNIAQAVSEFKKGKLAFRVDKLGSIHVPIGKADFDGVKIEENFKAFMAEIQRLKPSAAKGQYLKTVAVSLTMGPGIKIDPLLVSKYLGA from the coding sequence ATGGCTAAAAGAGGTAAAAAATACTTAGAGATAGCTAAACTAGTTGAGATAGGGAAGCTTTATGATGTGAACGAAGCTTTAGAGCTTGTTGCAAAAACAAAAACTGCGAAATTCGTAGAAACTATAGAGGTTGCTCTTAGATTAGGAGTAGACCCAAGACATGCTGACCAACAAATAAGAGGAACTGTAGTTCTTCCACATGGTACAGGTAAAAATGTTAAGATCCTTGCTATAACTTCTGGAGATAACGTACAGAAAGCTCTAGATGCAGGAGCAGATTATGCAGGAGCAGAAGAGTATATCGAAAAGATCCAACAAGGTTGGTTTGACTTTGATGTAGTTATCGCCACTCCAGACATGATGCCTAAGTTAGGAAAATTAGGAAGAGTACTTGGAACAAAAGGACTTATGCCTAACCCTAAATCAGGAACAGTAACACCAAACATTGCTCAAGCAGTATCTGAATTCAAGAAAGGAAAGCTTGCCTTTAGAGTAGACAAATTAGGATCTATTCACGTACCTATCGGTAAGGCAGATTTCGACGGTGTAAAAATCGAAGAAAACTTCAAAGCTTTTATGGCAGAGATCCAGAGGTTAAAGCCATCAGCAGCAAAAGGTCAATACCTTAAAACTGTAGCTGTATCCCTAACAATGGGACCAGGGATCAAAATTGATCCACTCCTTGTATCTAAGTACTTAGGTGCATAA
- the rlmB gene encoding 23S rRNA (guanosine(2251)-2'-O)-methyltransferase RlmB gives MEKIIGLNPVTEALQNPETNIEKIEIFKGLKDDKIGRIKSLASKRNIKIHFTDKRAENSQGIVAFISQYDYYVDLGAFLEKVAKDEKSIVLVLDGVQDPRNFGAIVRSAEIFGVKGIIIPERNSVKINETVVKTSTGAIEHVDIIKVTNISEAIQKLKKLDYWVYGAEGSGEKCYYEEKYPNRTALVMGGEGSGIRKKVKENCDILVNIPMYGKINSLNVSVAGGILLSEIAKKIY, from the coding sequence ATGGAAAAAATTATAGGATTAAATCCTGTAACAGAGGCGTTGCAGAATCCAGAGACCAATATTGAGAAGATAGAGATCTTTAAGGGGCTCAAAGATGACAAGATAGGCAGGATAAAATCTCTTGCATCAAAAAGAAATATAAAAATACATTTCACAGATAAAAGAGCTGAAAATTCTCAGGGTATAGTGGCTTTTATAAGTCAGTATGATTATTATGTGGACCTAGGGGCTTTTCTTGAGAAGGTGGCAAAAGATGAAAAATCAATAGTGCTGGTATTAGACGGTGTTCAGGATCCAAGAAATTTTGGTGCCATTGTAAGAAGTGCTGAGATTTTTGGTGTAAAAGGTATAATAATCCCAGAGAGAAACTCTGTAAAAATAAATGAAACGGTTGTAAAGACTTCCACAGGAGCAATAGAGCATGTGGATATAATAAAAGTCACCAATATATCTGAGGCTATTCAAAAGCTTAAAAAGCTGGACTACTGGGTATATGGAGCCGAAGGCAGCGGTGAAAAATGCTATTATGAAGAAAAATATCCAAACAGGACTGCTCTCGTGATGGGGGGAGAGGGCTCTGGAATAAGAAAAAAAGTAAAGGAAAACTGTGATATTTTAGTAAATATTCCTATGTACGGAAAAATAAATTCACTGAATGTTTCTGTAGCAGGGGGGATACTTCTTTCTGAAATTGCAAAGAAGATATACTAA
- the secE gene encoding preprotein translocase subunit SecE encodes MKFIEEIKMEYAKVTWPNKEEVKHATIIVAAMSVALSVYLGVFDLIASRLLDMLVSNFGG; translated from the coding sequence ATGAAATTTATCGAAGAGATAAAAATGGAATATGCTAAGGTGACATGGCCCAATAAAGAGGAAGTGAAACACGCTACTATAATTGTTGCAGCTATGAGTGTCGCATTGAGTGTATATTTGGGAGTTTTCGACTTAATTGCTTCTAGACTTTTAGATATGCTCGTATCCAATTTTGGAGGGTAA